A single genomic interval of Pueribacillus theae harbors:
- a CDS encoding LysE family translocator — MDLITILSFLGVAVLLTLMPGPDILFVISQSISQGKKAGIFTALGLCTGLLFHISAAALGISAIVYQSTVAFSIVKYAGAIYLLYLAWQAFRAKNDSLLLQEQKNRRLKELYRKGIIMNVLNPKVSLFFLALLPQFVNKSAGHIPMQMVLLGFVFIVQALVVFGTVSFLSDKIRHLLMNNPAIAKKMNLVEGTILAIIGLQVALSEK; from the coding sequence ATGGATTTGATCACAATTTTGTCTTTTTTAGGGGTCGCTGTTTTACTGACGCTTATGCCGGGGCCGGATATTTTATTTGTTATTTCACAAAGCATTTCACAGGGAAAAAAAGCAGGCATTTTCACTGCTCTAGGGCTTTGCACCGGGCTGCTTTTCCATATTTCCGCCGCTGCACTTGGCATTTCGGCGATTGTCTATCAATCAACCGTTGCTTTTTCCATTGTTAAATACGCCGGGGCAATTTATTTGCTTTATTTAGCTTGGCAGGCGTTCCGTGCAAAAAACGATTCACTATTATTACAGGAGCAAAAGAATCGAAGATTAAAAGAATTATATAGAAAAGGAATCATCATGAATGTGCTGAATCCGAAAGTATCCCTTTTCTTTCTTGCGCTGCTGCCGCAGTTCGTCAATAAATCTGCCGGACATATTCCGATGCAAATGGTGTTGCTAGGCTTCGTATTTATCGTGCAAGCACTCGTAGTCTTTGGAACGGTTAGCTTTTTATCTGATAAAATCCGCCATTTACTAATGAACAATCCGGCGATCGCCAAAAAAATGAATCTTGTCGAAGGTACAATATTAGCCATCATCGGGCTGCAAGTCGCCCTTAGCGAAAAATAA
- a CDS encoding DUF421 domain-containing protein, translating to MDYLDTALKLIIGLAALLVVIRLLGKKEMGQFTPLDFIYALLLGSIIEESLYDKKTTILLMLFQMGIWAAAIYFVEVVIQRNEKMRNLIKGRPSIIIKNGEIHSEQMKKNHLEFEQIRQLLRQQGIFTLREVRDLYLEPGGTISVKKWSEFETLSANALGIDLDDEAPSIVLVDKGKIKEDMLQFIGKTKKWLLKNLSEEGYTNVEDIFYCEWTETDGFFIKTYKMVR from the coding sequence ATGGATTATTTGGATACCGCACTGAAGCTTATCATTGGACTGGCAGCACTGCTCGTTGTTATCCGCCTTCTCGGCAAGAAAGAAATGGGACAATTTACGCCGCTGGATTTCATTTATGCCTTACTTCTCGGTTCGATTATAGAAGAATCGCTTTATGACAAAAAAACAACAATTTTGCTCATGCTGTTTCAGATGGGAATTTGGGCGGCTGCGATTTATTTTGTTGAAGTGGTCATCCAAAGAAATGAAAAAATGCGAAATCTTATTAAAGGAAGGCCATCGATTATTATAAAAAACGGTGAAATTCATTCAGAACAAATGAAAAAGAACCATCTAGAATTTGAACAAATCAGGCAACTGCTTAGACAGCAAGGCATCTTTACTCTTCGGGAAGTCCGTGACCTCTATTTAGAGCCAGGCGGAACCATAAGCGTGAAAAAGTGGAGCGAGTTTGAAACTCTGTCAGCTAATGCCTTAGGGATAGATCTGGATGATGAGGCGCCTTCCATTGTACTTGTGGATAAGGGAAAAATTAAAGAGGATATGCTTCAATTTATAGGAAAAACAAAAAAATGGCTTCTGAAAAACTTGTCCGAGGAAGGCTATACAAATGTCGAAGATATTTTTTACTGTGAATGGACAGAAACCGATGGATTTTTTATTAAAACTTACAAAATGGTACGTTGA
- a CDS encoding nitroreductase family protein: protein MSIYTEKETAKDFYAAVEGRRSIYAISNEPVIPDEKIEEIIQFAVKHTPTAYNSQSGKVVVLLGEHHQKLWDITKETLRKIVPAENFQPTEEKMNSFAAGYGTVLFFEDQNVVEGLQKKFPLYADKFPMYSQHSSGMLQYVVWTALEAEGFGASLQHYQPLIDDEVKKEWGIPQEWLLHAQMPFGKPTAPAGDKEFAPLEERMKIFK from the coding sequence ATGAGCATATACACAGAAAAAGAAACAGCAAAAGACTTTTATGCCGCGGTGGAAGGAAGGCGTTCTATCTATGCGATTAGCAATGAACCGGTTATCCCGGATGAAAAAATTGAAGAAATCATTCAATTTGCAGTAAAGCATACGCCAACTGCTTATAACTCACAAAGCGGAAAAGTTGTGGTCCTATTAGGAGAGCATCATCAAAAATTGTGGGATATTACGAAAGAAACGTTGAGAAAAATTGTTCCTGCCGAAAACTTTCAGCCAACTGAAGAGAAAATGAATTCCTTTGCAGCCGGATACGGAACCGTTCTGTTTTTTGAAGATCAAAACGTTGTGGAAGGACTACAGAAGAAATTTCCTTTATATGCCGACAAATTCCCGATGTACTCCCAACATTCATCAGGCATGCTTCAATATGTCGTTTGGACAGCGCTGGAAGCGGAGGGATTTGGCGCATCACTGCAACACTATCAACCGCTCATTGATGATGAAGTGAAAAAAGAGTGGGGCATCCCGCAAGAATGGCTGCTACACGCACAAATGCCATTTGGCAAGCCAACTGCACCTGCAGGAGACAAAGAATTCGCGCCACTTGAAGAACGTATGAAAATATTTAAGTAA
- a CDS encoding winged helix-turn-helix transcriptional regulator → MEDKSPICPKFEKAINILAHRWTGLIIYQLFSGPQRFSDIKSAVGISGRLLSERLKYLEKEGIIKREVFPETPVRIEYSLTEKGSSLKPLMDEIEIWSQKWLQSDDN, encoded by the coding sequence ATGGAGGATAAATCTCCCATTTGCCCAAAGTTTGAAAAAGCCATTAATATTTTAGCGCATCGATGGACGGGTTTAATTATTTACCAATTGTTTTCGGGTCCACAGCGCTTTTCAGATATTAAATCCGCTGTCGGAATCAGCGGCAGGCTCCTTTCAGAACGGTTAAAATACTTGGAAAAAGAAGGAATCATTAAACGTGAAGTTTTCCCTGAAACCCCTGTGCGCATTGAATATTCATTGACGGAAAAAGGCAGCTCCCTTAAACCGCTAATGGATGAAATTGAAATTTGGTCGCAAAAATGGCTCCAAAGCGACGATAATTAA